One window of Dermacentor andersoni chromosome 7, qqDerAnde1_hic_scaffold, whole genome shotgun sequence genomic DNA carries:
- the LOC126535655 gene encoding uncharacterized protein gives MSRLGRLDEYDPKVQNFESYVERFEHYVRANEIAEAKKLSVFLTVIGAEAYEILKNLVVPLLPGDKTFAEVKELLQSHYNPKTSVIAERCKFNRRVQLDHESVEDFVVELKHLARKCNFGPFLLDALRDRLVAGIRSEETQKALFTADALTFERACKIALDSELAAKQTAAIQAGSRAESINAVKMKTNEHQRSDRDQAKGKSSARDKTKKQKCYHCGKTHAPEQCWYQNYSCRLCSKVGYLQNMCRTSKSELKAHAVLESSDEEEHTLYNCTVYTSVKNGYVVTVNVEGQKVPMQVDTGAAVTVVPENLSQLNHCSYFPTQGAWLSRNNRQIPIPSSSLQDS, from the exons ATGTCTCGGCTCGGCAGACTAGACGAGTACGACCCTAAGGTTCAGAACTTCGAATCTTATGTCGAACGATTTGAGCATTACGTCAGGGCAAACGAGATAGCGGAAGCGAAGAAACTGTCCGTTTTCTTGACAGTAATTGGTGCAGAAGCATATGAAATTCTCAAAAACTTGGTCGTTCCATTGCTACCAGGAGATAAGACCTTCGCGGAAGTAAAAGAGCTCTTGCAAAGCCACTACAACCCGAAGACGTCTGTAATTGCAGAAAGGTGCAAATTCAACCGCCGAGTGCAACTTGACCACGAAAGTGTCGAAGACTTCGTAGTAGAGTTGAAGCACCTAGCCCGCAAATGTAACTTCGGGCCATTTCTCCTGGACGCGCTACGCGATAGATTGGTAGCTGGGATCCGAAGTGAAGAAACGCAGAAGGCGTTGTTCACGGCTGACGCACTCACGTTTGAAAGGGCATGTAAAATAGCTCTTGACAGCGAATTGGCCGCGAAACAAACAGCCGCAATACAAGCAGGAAGCCGCGCAGAGAGCATAAACGCAGTGAAAATGAAAACTAACGAGCATCAGCGCAGCGACCGTGACCAAGCGAAGGGTAAAAGCTCGGCGCGAGACAAgaccaagaaacaaaaatgttaccACTGTGGCAAGACACACGCGCCAGAACAGTGCTGGTATCAAAACTACTCGTGCAGACTATGTTCAAAAGTTGGATACCTTCAAAACATGTGTCGAACGAGCAAAAGTGAGCTGAAGGCACATGCAGTACTGGAATCGTCAGACGAAGAAGAGCACACTCTGTACAACTGCACAGTCTACACATCTGTGAAGAACGGTTATGTGGTGACTGTAAATGTGGAGGGCCAGAAAGTGCCAATGCAGGTGGACACGGGGGCCGCAGTGACAGTTGTACCTGAAA ACCTGTCTCAGCTGAACCATTGCAGCTACTTCCCGACACAAGGCGCCTGGCTGAGCCGCAACAACCGCCAGATACCGATCCCGTCGTCATCCCTACAAGACTCCTGA